AGTTGACTATGGATCCCGGGATTTCTCCTCCAAAATTATTAAGAGTCAAGACCCAAAAACTCCAAACTAGTGCAATTAGCCAAGAAACTGAGAAAATTCAAGTCACCAACTTTTCTATTTCCTAATTGATTGCCGTAAATGTTTAGCCAAACTGAGCTTCGCAAGCTTCCTACACTTTCACCAGAGATTGTCCCATAGAAACCATTTTGAGAAAGTTCAAGCGTCTGAAGTCTAGAAGCATTTGACAATGATATAGGAATACTTCCTCTGAATTTGTTCCCACTGTAGTAAAGTTGTACGAGATTAGGAAGCATAGTGCCAAGATTTGGTGGTAGCTCTCCATGCAACTGGTTTTTAGCAACACTAAAAGTGGATATGGAAGAAATATTATAGATTGTGGAAGGGATCATACCAGATAGATTATTCTCCTCAACTACGAACTCCTCTAAACCTATTATATGGCCCAACTCATTGGGTATGCTTCCTTGAAAATTGTTCTCACCAAGAAAAAGACTGCTCAACAAAGAATGAACTCGGGCAGGAAATTGAACAAAACCAACTTACGGTTAGTACATCAATGCTCCATCATTGTTCTAAGACACAACAAATGAGAAAACCGAAGTTTAATTTGCACAATAGCATGCAATAGAAGAAATCTTCTCACATGTAAGAAACAACACTTGATTGGATGGCCATACAAATTAAGATAGACCAACTTAGTGTACAACTACCCTATCATTTATTGATTGGGTTGCTTCGCTTGCGGCTGGAGCTCCAAACCAACAAGACCTTGATACCTGCCTATTTCACTTCTAAAACTAAAAAAGATTTCCACGTTGTCGTTTATGTTAGATTTTGTTGAATAAGCAGAATTTTTGTCAACCGAATTCCAAATTTTAGCGCTACAATAATGTTCACCACTGCTCTTCCACGCCATTCACCGACCACACTAGCAACCATTCACATCAGTCGCCGCCATGTGTGTTGgagtttatgtatttatttaattcaatatttttgaatgaaaaaaatGCTAGTGAAACTTTTCAAATGGAATAGAATTACTCTAAAGGAATCAATGCATTCCTTGGTAAACGGTATCATCTAATAGATGAATGTTTGCATCTCTTAATCAACCAGTATCTTAGGTTTAATATAAACTCAAGTTAGTATAGCCAAGGGATATAACAAGAATTTAAAGATTAGAGttttctcaaatactttttATTCATTATTGTTGAATTCGGAGCCGCGTTTTAAAAGTACGGAATATATTGGGTTCGTCAAAGTCCTAAGATTGAAATGCTTCAACTTTGAATTATATATCGTTGAATCCTGAGAGATGAAAGTCTACCAAACTACAAGTACAAGAGTAGGGGTGAAATTTTGTCTTTTTGACATTGATTTTATTCAAGCCCCAATTTCCATGTTTGTCAGTACTTTTTACTTTTCCTCTAgttgtttacattaatcttGTTTACAATTATTGTTGctattttctttatgattattatcataGATATTCTGtatcattttcatatatttctattATTGCTCCAACAATGTAAGgacaaaatttatttatttatgcaataattagaaaatatgaGCAATTCCCATAAAGCCTAGGGCTTTACAATGGCAATAAAAAGATGTTGCAATTTGACATAATCCTAGTCCTCTTTTgtagaaagaaagaagataCGTGCATAGATGAGATTCAACTAAGCCCGAATCTTTCCAATTTCCGTAGAAAGATTTGAATTGATCATTTGGGCTAGATGGCATGCTGTAGATTATAAGTTCATGAGTTCTTGCAAGCAAACACAATATatacagaaaaatatataatagaTAAATGCATGCAGGTCTTGAGGGGTGATGGGCAAAAATATAACCCAATATTGCCTTTAAAAAATTAGGCGACGAAAATTGGTGGTCCTAAATTGAACCAAAGCCCAAACGGGCTAAAACCGTGAAAATCGTGGAGCCCAGGCCTAAAAAATTGGGATGGGATCAAGTTGGGCGAAGCATGGAAGAAGGCAGCAAGCCTTTCTGGGCTTCACTGGGAAGAGGCCCACACAGGGCAACTGGCTGGAGGCTCATTAGGGACCCAATCCAGTGCACCACAGCGCAGTGGACACCACAACAACAGTGTGATAGGATCACATAATGTAACAGTGCAGAAAGTAaaggaaaaagggaaagaaataaCTAAAACATCTTGATTTTCATTTCATGCCTTTCCCAAAAGGTGAAAGGGGCTTAAATACAACCCTAAAGGAGGAAAGCTCAGATTGGAACACATCTCCATCGTCACAACCGTTGGATGAAACCAACTTCTACACAGATAAGACAAAAGACCACAAAGATGGGAATTCACAGCTGTCTAATATTTGTAAGGTCCTAACAATCCTGCCCCCTAAGAAGGAGCTTGTCTTCAAGCATTGAAATCTGGGAAGCGGTCGAGAATGGAGGCAGCATCCTTCAAGGTAGCATCATGGTCGGGAAGGCCCATCCATTTGATAAGCCAACGTGTGACAGCCGAGTTACCTTTCTTGATCATGCCACGCTGCAAAACCTTCTCCGGAGTCCAGGTCACCAGCCCCGTATCAGACAGAGGTGGAAGCGCAGTCGACGCAGCCACGTTGGAGCCGAGTTTTGGCTTGAGAAACGAGATGTGAAACGTGGGGTGGATGCGGGAACCAGGTGGCAAGTCCAAGGTGTATGCAACCTTCCCTACGCGAGCGAGGACCTGGGAAGGCCCGTAGAATTGGGGTGCCAGTTTGAGACAATTGGTGTGATGGACAGAGGATTGGCGGTAAGGCTGTAAGCAAAGGAAGACCCAATCGCCCACTTGGAACTCACGCTCCGAGTGCTGTTTGTTGGCGTAGTGGCGCATACGATCTTGAGCTTACTACAGATTAGCACAAAGGAGGCGGAGCAAAACATCTCGGTCCCGAAAGGA
This genomic interval from Malus domestica chromosome 05, GDT2T_hap1 contains the following:
- the LOC139196090 gene encoding uncharacterized protein, which encodes MRHYANKQHSEREFQVGDWVFLCLQPYRQSSVHHTNCLKLAPQFYGPSQVLARVGKVAYTLDLPPGSRIHPTFHISFLKPKLGSNVAASTALPPLSDTGLVTWTPEKVLQRGMIKKGNSAVTRWLIKWMGLPDHDATLKDAASILDRFPDFNA